The genomic stretch TCATCTCTTACATTCAATCAAAGTATGTAGACTCCTTGAATCAACAAAAACTTATTCAATCTGCTTTGGAATCTTATGTAAATGCATTGGATCCCTATTCTGAATACATTCCGGCTGATGAATTTCAAACTTATCAAAATGCTTTATCCGGCAAACAAACCGGATTCGGAACTGAACTTTATTTCATAGACAGCAATCTGGTTTTTTTTAATACATTGAAGAATAGTAAAGCTTACCAATCAGGAATTCGCAATGGGGATGAGGTTTTGGAATTGAATGGCCTTGTTGTCAGTAAAAACCGCGATAGAATTTATGCATTGCTCCAACAAATTTTGGATTCAAAGTTGGATTCTGTAAACCTAAAAGCTTATCACCGGCAAACAAACAAAGTACAAAATCATATATGGAAAGTGGATTCTTATGAAGAACCTGCGGTAAAATGGGTACATCTCATGGATCAGGATATTGTTTATTTAAAAATAGATCAGTTCATTAAAGGCAGCTACAGGGAATTCATGGAATACATGGAGGAATTTGTTTCAGAGAAAAAAGGAAAACATTTGATCATCGATGTAAGAGGCAACAGTGGTGGTTTGGTGAATGAAGTTGCTTATATTTTAAACCAACTTATTTACGAAAAAGAAAAATTGTTGTTCCATACGAATGGCTTTCATGTCAAAAAGAAAGAATATAAATCTACGGGAAATGCATTTTTCAAAGTGCAAAACATTGCCGTTTTGATGGATAGTAACACAGCATCGGCGGCAGAACTTTTTGCAATGGCTCTGAAGGATTTGAACCGCGCTAAAATTATAGGGGACACAAGTTTTGGCAAATCAACGATTTTAGAACAATTCAATTTGGCAGATGGATCTGCTATCAGGCTTGCCATTGCTCGGTTTACAACCCTATCAGGAAAAAATATCCAAGCTTATCATACTCAAAATAATTCGGTAGTACCGGTTTCAGATGCTGATGCAGCGGAAGAATCGCAAGCTCCTGCTGAATCAGCCGGAAGTGCATTGTTTGCTCCTGGCGTCTTGCCCGATGTTCTTTATGAGGATCAAAATCAAATTCTGAAGGACAAGGATTTAGTAGAATATATCGACAAAAGGATACTTGAACAAATTCTTTTCTATAGCAGGATATCTCAGGATCACCCCGATCGGATTTACGAAAGCAAAGAAATCAAGGAACAAATTCAAAAAGAATACAAGGCTTGCCCCGAAAATTTGCGAAAGGGGATAGCAGCGGAATTATTTGAACAGGAATTTCGCTATGCTTTATGTGCCTGGTTATTTAATTCAGAACTCGAACAACGCGACAGACTCCGCAAGGATGAAATAATCCAGATTGCCATTCGCGCAATAAAGGGAAGTTTTTAGGTGGCAATATACAGTTGATAGTTCACAGTTGATAGTTGATAGTTTGCGTAACTAACAAACGTTCGTTAGCTCTTAATATCCATAATCCATACTCCATACTCCATAATCTATAAGAGGGAAAGCAAAAAGCAAATTATTTTAACAAGTAAAGTTCGAAAAAATAAATTAAAAATAGTTGAAATTTATTGAACTAACATACGTTAGTTCGCGTTGTTTCTAACAGTATCTAACAGTCTAACAGACTACGTCTAACAGTCTAACAGTCTAACAGTCTAACAGACTAACAGACTAACAGACTAACAGACTAACAGACTAACAGACTAACAGACCATCAGACTAACAGACTTACAGACTTACAGACTTACAGACTATTCCTCCAAGCAGTCAAATAGTCAAGCAGACTTTTTCCTACAAGCCCACAAGCCTAAAAGCCTACAAGTCCACAGACTAACAAGCCTCATCATTCCCGCAACACAATAATTTCCCCATCCTTATCATAGCGAATGATGGTACTTGCCACACCTTCTGTCATTTCATTTTGCCTATGCCTTACGATGTAATCCACATTTTGCTTTATGCTTTCAGAGATTTCGGTAAATATGCGCGGGCTGGGCTCGTTTGATAAATTTGCAGAAGTGGAAAGAATCGGAGCATTCAAAGCTTCTATCATGATTTTGCAAAATGGATCCTGGCAAATGCGAATGGCGACGGAACCGTCTGAAGCAAGAACTTCATCGGGTAGATCTTTTGTTTTGGGAAATATCACCGTGAGCGGTCTTTGGTGGTAACTCAACAAAGTATCAATGCGAGGATGAATTCTGTGGATATACCTGTTGAGCATTTCCAGGGAAGAAACCAGGAGGATTGGAGATTTTTGTATATCCCGGCCTTTGATTTCATAAATTCTTGAAATTGAATTTTTAAAATGTATGGAACAACCTAATCCCCAAATGGTATCTGTAGGATAAAGAATAATCTTTCCAGTTGATAACAATTGGGCGGTTTCAATGGCTTCTTCAAAATAGCGTGGATTCATTCTTTATTAGGGCTCATGTATGGAATCGGAATTTTTTCAGATAAACCTGTAAATTTACATAACCAAATAACGTTTTCATTCGTTTGCTTTTGTATATCTGATGTTGAAAAAATTTATATTTTGTTTATGCGTCCTCGGACTTGGTGGCGTTTGGATGCCCCTCAAGGCCAAACATATAGTTGGTGGTGATATGTATTATGAATGCATTTTATTGGATACATCCAGAAAAACGGTCAATTTCAGGATCACCATGAAATTATACAGGGATTGCAGCAATCCAGAAGGCGCATTATTTGACACCGATGCCAAGTTTGGCATTTATGAAAAGCTCATCGACGGTAGATTTCGCTTTGTTAAAGATATTACAAATTTAAGGTATCAGGGGCCCATAAACAGGATCGATCCCAATGCAAGTAATCCTTGTTTGATAGTACCTCCTGGGGTCTGCGTGGAAGAAGCCAGTTATCAATTTACAACAGGAAATTTGGCACTTCTATCTACAGGATCATATTATATTTCCTACCAGCGTTGTTGTCGCAATGAAACGATTAGTAATATACTGGATCCGGGCCTGGCTGGTGCTGCTTTAACTATTGAGATTACTGCAGAAGCACAAAGGCTTTGTAACAGCAGTCCTAAATTTAAAGGCCTACCTCCTGTAGTGATCTGTGTCAATAATCCTATCGATTACGATCATTCAGCTATTGATAATGAAGGAGATCTCATTACATATGAATTCTGTGCACCTCTTATTGCCGGCGGTCAAGACGGTTCGGCAGGTGGAAAAAACAGTTGTTTTGGAGTTACGCCCGATCCTTCTTCCTGTTTACCGCCTTATTTGCCGGTGACGTTTAAACCACCTTTATATTCAACGATATACCCTATGGGTGGGAATCCCCTGGTTACGATTCATCCGATTACCGGCTTCATTAGTGGTAAACCTGAGGTACAAGGCCAGTTTGTGGTTGGAGTTTGTATCAAAGAATATCGAAATGGAGTCCTGCTTACGGAAACCAGACGTGATTTTCAGTTTAATGTAACTTACTGCGAACCGAAAGTATTCGCAAGTATTCAGGCAGACTCTACCATCAACAGTGGAGAAACATTTGTGATCAATTCTTGCGGTGAGCTGGATGTAGATTTTATCAATCGAAGCACTGACGTTCAATTCATCTCCAGCTATCAGTGGGATTTTGATATTCAGGGTTCCAAGCAATCGAGTACTTCAAGAAATGCAAGATTCAGCTTTCCGCAGTTGGGTACTTATGTTGGAAAAATGTTTGTCAATAAAGGAACTCAATGTGCGGATTCATTAAATATTAAAGTGAATGTATTTCCAGATATCAGGGCGAATTATCAATTTCAGTTTGATACTTGTGTTGCCGGCCCCATCCAGTTTACAGACCTTTCTTATACCGGCAGCAATCTGCTTACTTCATGGAATTGGAATTTTGCAGGCTCCGGAAATGCATTTGCACAAAATCCAGTATTCACGTTTACGACCCCCGGCCGAAAAGCAGTGATGCTGCAGGTTAGGGATGTCAATGGTTGCCTGGCCGACACGACCATAACCATTCCTTATTATCCTGTGCCACCACTTTTAATTGTGGATCCCAACCAAACAGAGGGTTGTTCACCATTGACCATTTGTCTTCGAAACCTTTCAGTGCCCATTGATACAAGTTATCAAATACTTTGGGACTTTGGAGACGGTACTTCGGGCAAGGGGCTGGCACCCTGCCATCGTTATGAATCCGGAGGTATTTTTTCTGTTAAACTTCAAGTGACTTCGCCTATAGGTTGTTATACCGAAAGGACTTATAATCAATTAATTACAGTTAGGCAATCTCCTGAAGCTAAGTTTGATATCAATCCTTCCAAGATAAACGTATTTAACCCTAAAGTGAGTCTCACCGATCAATCTACTTTTTCCAGTTCCAGAAATTGGGAAATCAACAATTCAGATAAATTCAGTCAGCTCTTTTTTCAATATACTTTCAGAGACACCGGTATACAGAAAGTACAGCTGGTTGCAAATCATATCAATGGTTGTAGCGATACCTTAATTCAATATATTGATGTGGAGCCCATTGTGACATATCATATGCCGAATGCATTCACTCCGAATGGAGATGCCAATAATGAGGAATTTATAGGAGTTGGTTATACCTACGGGATGTCGGACTTTGAATTGGTGATCTGGGATCGATGGGGTTCCAAGGTTTTTAAAACCAACGATCCAACGCAGGGTTGGAACGGTAGGAAAGACAATGGAGGCGAGAATTTGCCAAATGGAGTATATGTTTACACCCTTCGATACAAAACACCAAGAGGACAACTCCTTGAAAGTAAAGGTTTTGCGACATTAATTCGTTAATGATAGCAAAATGGCTTTCCAGATTTCAAAGTTATTTTACTACCTTTGCGACTCTTTTTAAAGTTCGTTAAACACACAAGCCATGGAACTCATTAAATACGTACAAGATCAATTGATGGACATTAGCCGGATTCCGGAATTCTCACCTGGCGATACCATCGTGGTGAGCTATAAGATCATCGAAGGAAATAAAGAACGTATCCAGGATTTCAAAGGCGACGTGATCAACATTCGTGGAGAGGGAAAAAACAAGACCTTTACGGTAAGAAAAGTTTCCAGCGGCATAGGTGTAGAAAGAATTTTCCCCATATCTTCTCCGAACATATCTGAAATTAAATTGATCAAAAAGGGTAAAGTGCGGAGAGCAAAACTCTTCTATCTCCGTGGCTTATCAGGCAAGAAAGCCCGTATCAAGGAGCGCAATTACGGTGTCAAAGAACAACCGGTTACAGAAGCTGGAGAATAATTAATATTTCAATTCTATTTTCAAAAAGGTAAATTCTTTGCCTTTGAGCTTATCTAATATAGCTTTCATATTAGCTTAATGTTTTTCTATTTGGCTTTCCGTTATTCTATTGATCATCCTTATTGCCACTAAGACGCAAAGGCACAAAGGACCACAAAGTTTTTCCTCTTCGTGGTACTTCGTGTCTTCGTGCCTTTGTGGCCTCGCTTTTTCGAGAGCTTCATTTTAATCGATATTTATAAATAGTCGGTAATACTATTCATCTTTTTATTGCCACGAAGGCACTAAGGCACAAAGGACCACAAAGTTTTTCCTCTTCGCGGTACTTCGTGTCTTCGTGCCTTTGTGGCCTCGCTTTTTCGAGAGCTTCATTTTAATCGATATTTATAAATAGTCGGTAATACTATTCATCTTTTTATTGCCACGAAGGCGCACAGGCACTAAGGACCACTAAGTTTTTCCTCTTCGCGGTACTTCGTGTCTTCGTGCCTTTGTGGCCTCGCTTTTTCGAGAGCTTCATTTTAATCGATATTTATAAATAGTCGGTAATACTATTCATCTTTTTATTGCCACGAAGGCACTTAGGACCATGAAGGATTATAGATTATGGAGTCCCGACATGAAGATCTTATCCAATAAAAAGATGATAATGATGTCGGGAGGATTATTGAAATATTAGAATACGCGATTATTTTTATTGCATCAAGAGCTTTTCGCTTTTTGCTTTTTGCTTTTCGCTTAAAGCTTTCCTCTCAGCCGCGGGTCTTACGGAATATTCACCAATGCCTGATGATTGACGGCTTTCACATTTTTAAAAACTCTATTGAATTCAATATTCCTTTCACTGGTATTAGCATCAAGTTGAATAATTTTACCATCCAGGTTGATCTCAATGGGCATTTCAAGTTTTGATTCAGAACAATTTAATTTATAAAAAATTCTCGTTTTCGTCCCGGAATATTCGACTCTAAGTTGCACACTTGGAATCTCAGATTTGTATAAGTAAACATTAAAAAACGGATGAAAGTCTTTGCCGGTGAATTTGTTGACAAAATTGATAAAGTCTTCTGTTTGAATGTTTTTGAATTTGTAAGTTGTGTAAAATTCTTTGATCAATTTAAACCATTGGGCGTCATTTTTTAAAGCAAAACGCAATGTTTGTAACATCCAGCTGCCTTTATAATATTGATCGCTATCTGGAAATCCACTATAATTGACATCTTTTGGGCCCACGATCGGACTGTTGTTTTTAATGAGCTTTCGTTGATGATCTAAATAGCGAAGGGCCGCTTTTTTATCATATAAATATTCTAAATACAAAGCCTCCATATAAGTAGTAAATCCTTCATGGATCCACATATCTGCATGGTCACTTACGGAAACTGCATTTCCAAAATATTCATGCCCGCTTTCATGGATGATGATAAAATCAAAATTAAATTCCTCAGGAATCAAGCCACCCAGATATCCTCTTTGAAATTTGTTTCCATATGCTATGGCACTCTGATGTTCCATTCCTAAATAGGGCGATTCGACCAAAGCAAAACCATCGTTCCAGAAAGGATACTTTTCAAAATAATGCTCATAGCTCTCCAGCATCTTATGAACCTGTTCAAAATGTGCTTTGGCTTTACTTTCATTTCCTTTGAGTACATAATAATCGAGATCCAGCCAAGTGCTGTCTTTAGATTGGTATTTGTCGGATATATGGATGTAATCGCCAATATAAAAACTGACATTGTAATTGTTGATGGGATAAGAAACTTTCCAGATCCAGGTTTTAAAGCCTTTTTCAGATGGACTTACTGTTTCTAAATTGCCATTAGATATAGCCATTAGTTCTTCTGGTACTGTTAATCGGATTTTCATACCCTTATCGGGTTCATCTGATAAATGATCTTTATTGGGCCACCACAAACTCGCACCGGTGCCTTCACAAGCTACACCAACCCAAGGCTGTCCATTTTCATCCTTTTTCCAAACGAAACCCCCATCCCAGGGAGCGTTTTTAGCCTTGATGGGTTTGCCCTTATAATAAACCTTTATTTTTTCCTTACTTCCTTTTGAATCTGCTGTTTCAATAAATAGGGCATCAAATTCTCTATGATGTTTTAGTTCTCTACCGCCTTTGAGGACTTTTACAACTTCCATATTCTCAAACAAATCCAGCTGAAGCTTTTTGAGGTTTTCTGACGGTATATATTCCATTTCCAGGATTCCTTCAATTGATTGCGCGGATATATCGAATTTAATATCTAAATCATAGAAAAGGACATTGTAGGCTCTTTCCGGTCGGAGTGCTCCACGCAAACTGTCTTTTCTGGTGAAGGATTGCTGTGAATACAAATTGCCAAAAAGCTGGATGGCAAGAAAAATTGCTAAAAAGTGGATTCTCATCATGAATTTAAAATGGCCGTATGTGTTTAGTGGATTGTTTCAATTTTTGATAGATCAATCGATCGACAAAGTTAACAGGCAATAATTTAGTCAGTAGCCGAAAAAGAAATTTCTTTTGATGGATCAGGTAACTTGTTTTCGGATGAGTTGCTAACAGAGCGTGCAATATGGCCTGATCAATGGCTTTTACCGGGATGGATTCTGATTCCATTTTGAGAATAGTTTCATTGGCATGCCTGAGGTAAGGCTCAAATAGATTCGTCTGGTATTTTGTGCCATATCCAGCTGTTTTCTCCAAATGCCGGTTTTTAAACTCCCGGGATTCAACTTTATGACGTGAATTCCCAATAAATTCAGTTCGCGCCGAAGGCTGTCACTCAATCCTTCCAGCGCAAATTTAGACCCGGCATATGCACCCAGAAAAGGAGATGCAAATAAACCGCTTACAGAACTCATATTGATGATCCTAGATCCTTTACCATGAGTTAGAAGTGAATCCAAACACAATTGAATCAATTTTAAAGGTCCAAAGACATTGATTTGGAAAACGTATTTAAATTTATCTATGGGGATGTATGCCAGTGGGCCGGGCTCCACCATACCTGCATTATTAATCAATGCAAACAAGCCGTCTCGTCCGATAAATTCCCTTATTGGCTTGTATGCATTTTCAATGTCCTCATCAGAATCGATATGCATTTCGAATACGCGGATACCGGGATGTTGCGAAATTTCAGCTGGTGCTTTGTCGAAATCGCGCAAGGTTCCTATCACCCTGAATCCGTGGTCTGCCAACAACAATGCAAGATGGTAACCGATGCCTGAATTAATACCTGTGATCAATACTTTTTTCAAAACTCCATTTTGAATCTGTAAAGCTAAGCAATAGAGATTACAGCGCAAAAATGCCCTTAATACCTTATTTTTGCCTTCTTATAACATGAAAAGATTATTATACTTCATCGGGTTTATTGGAATTTTGGCAGCCTGTAAGGATGAAAACCAAATTGATCCTGAGTTTCTTACCGGGAAATGGATTGTTCAGCAAGCCTTTCGAAATGAAAAGTTAACCAATACTTTAGAAGGGGCTTTCTTCTTTTTCGATGGTTCGATTATGACTTCCAATTTTTTAGGTGTTGAACAACAGGCCCATTATGTGCTTAAAAAAAATGATCTACAACTCACAAAAGGATTGGATTATACGTTTCATTTAAAAAAGCAAGGAGATCATCAACTCGAACTAAAAGTTGAAATTCAGAAAACACTCTTTGTATTTAAGTTGAAGAAAGAATGAATTGGAAATGTAGTTGGATAATCGCATGCTATCTAATCTTCAGTTTCAGCAATTTATTTGCGCAGGAAGCCTTTGTTCAGGGTTCCAATTTTTTTGCCGCCGGTCACACGCCTTATTTGGATTTGCGCATTTACATCAGTGACAAAAAGTGGAGTAAAAGCTACACTGCAGATAGCTTGATGAGTATGTCTGTCGAATTGACGCTCATCTTAAAAAGAGCAGACGAGATTATCAAAGCCAACAAACTTCAACTACAGACACCTCTCTCTAAATCAGCATTGCCATTTTTTCATTCAGAAAAATGGGAAATTCCGCCCGGCAAATATACTCTGGAAACAAATTTAAAAGATGTCAATAACCCTGCAATTGAACTTGGTTTGATCGATTCTATTGAGGTTTTGGATAAAAAGAGTCATTGGGCTTTGTCGGATATTCAGTTTTTACAGTATGCCAAATCATCTTCAGACAGCAGCCACCAATTGTATAAAAATGGAATTTACGGCGAGCCTTTGCCATACCAGACTTAC from Saprospiraceae bacterium encodes the following:
- a CDS encoding threonylcarbamoyl-AMP synthase, which encodes MNPRYFEEAIETAQLLSTGKIILYPTDTIWGLGCSIHFKNSISRIYEIKGRDIQKSPILLVSSLEMLNRYIHRIHPRIDTLLSYHQRPLTVIFPKTKDLPDEVLASDGSVAIRICQDPFCKIMIEALNAPILSTSANLSNEPSPRIFTEISESIKQNVDYIVRHRQNEMTEGVASTIIRYDKDGEIIVLRE
- the rplS gene encoding 50S ribosomal protein L19 — encoded protein: MELIKYVQDQLMDISRIPEFSPGDTIVVSYKIIEGNKERIQDFKGDVINIRGEGKNKTFTVRKVSSGIGVERIFPISSPNISEIKLIKKGKVRRAKLFYLRGLSGKKARIKERNYGVKEQPVTEAGE
- a CDS encoding gliding motility-associated C-terminal domain-containing protein, giving the protein MKKFIFCLCVLGLGGVWMPLKAKHIVGGDMYYECILLDTSRKTVNFRITMKLYRDCSNPEGALFDTDAKFGIYEKLIDGRFRFVKDITNLRYQGPINRIDPNASNPCLIVPPGVCVEEASYQFTTGNLALLSTGSYYISYQRCCRNETISNILDPGLAGAALTIEITAEAQRLCNSSPKFKGLPPVVICVNNPIDYDHSAIDNEGDLITYEFCAPLIAGGQDGSAGGKNSCFGVTPDPSSCLPPYLPVTFKPPLYSTIYPMGGNPLVTIHPITGFISGKPEVQGQFVVGVCIKEYRNGVLLTETRRDFQFNVTYCEPKVFASIQADSTINSGETFVINSCGELDVDFINRSTDVQFISSYQWDFDIQGSKQSSTSRNARFSFPQLGTYVGKMFVNKGTQCADSLNIKVNVFPDIRANYQFQFDTCVAGPIQFTDLSYTGSNLLTSWNWNFAGSGNAFAQNPVFTFTTPGRKAVMLQVRDVNGCLADTTITIPYYPVPPLLIVDPNQTEGCSPLTICLRNLSVPIDTSYQILWDFGDGTSGKGLAPCHRYESGGIFSVKLQVTSPIGCYTERTYNQLITVRQSPEAKFDINPSKINVFNPKVSLTDQSTFSSSRNWEINNSDKFSQLFFQYTFRDTGIQKVQLVANHINGCSDTLIQYIDVEPIVTYHMPNAFTPNGDANNEEFIGVGYTYGMSDFELVIWDRWGSKVFKTNDPTQGWNGRKDNGGENLPNGVYVYTLRYKTPRGQLLESKGFATLIR
- a CDS encoding M1 family metallopeptidase, whose amino-acid sequence is MMRIHFLAIFLAIQLFGNLYSQQSFTRKDSLRGALRPERAYNVLFYDLDIKFDISAQSIEGILEMEYIPSENLKKLQLDLFENMEVVKVLKGGRELKHHREFDALFIETADSKGSKEKIKVYYKGKPIKAKNAPWDGGFVWKKDENGQPWVGVACEGTGASLWWPNKDHLSDEPDKGMKIRLTVPEELMAISNGNLETVSPSEKGFKTWIWKVSYPINNYNVSFYIGDYIHISDKYQSKDSTWLDLDYYVLKGNESKAKAHFEQVHKMLESYEHYFEKYPFWNDGFALVESPYLGMEHQSAIAYGNKFQRGYLGGLIPEEFNFDFIIIHESGHEYFGNAVSVSDHADMWIHEGFTTYMEALYLEYLYDKKAALRYLDHQRKLIKNNSPIVGPKDVNYSGFPDSDQYYKGSWMLQTLRFALKNDAQWFKLIKEFYTTYKFKNIQTEDFINFVNKFTGKDFHPFFNVYLYKSEIPSVQLRVEYSGTKTRIFYKLNCSESKLEMPIEINLDGKIIQLDANTSERNIEFNRVFKNVKAVNHQALVNIP
- a CDS encoding SDR family NAD(P)-dependent oxidoreductase, translating into MKKVLITGINSGIGYHLALLLADHGFRVIGTLRDFDKAPAEISQHPGIRVFEMHIDSDEDIENAYKPIREFIGRDGLFALINNAGMVEPGPLAYIPIDKFKYVFQINVFGPLKLIQLCLDSLLTHGKGSRIINMSSVSGLFASPFLGAYAGSKFALEGLSDSLRRELNLLGIHVIKLNPGSLKTGIWRKQLDMAQNTRRIYLSLTSGMPMKLFSKWNQNPSR